The Nocardioides sp. S-1144 genome includes a region encoding these proteins:
- a CDS encoding protein kinase family protein: MPHATRPGDLLGDRYRLVDLLTESGGGRFWRAHDRILERHVAVHVIAAGDERAPALMAAARRSATVHDRRMLRVLDAEVTDEVCYVVNEWGWGTSLDIVVTGTGPLGPRRAAWLVAEVADSLALAHGSGVAHGRLNPENVLIDRAGGIRIIGLCVDAALHGVTGVASERAIETDVEDLAGLLYCAITTKWAGPSRSIVAAAPRVNGEVLRPRQVRAGVPRPLDALCDDVLHHTAAGDRHREIGDLELSARGIEEFLSEFVGDGTGMPEALLAATPDVLPDEEQVVLPPVPELRPHLADEPPAPPEPVETRTVVAGLPVVAPTPASDEPRGRGEPDGVVEDRPTEAGVPIFGDDDDVSWLQRRTTPAPPPPPFVDPPERPLFAPTPADGEPVRTPRAGTRPSGPGQEFWPWDTGTGAPVTTGTTLATVEEEPVPGRTFLRLATIIAAVVLLVLAVVVAVNLGRGKNVLGGEPDPAPSPSASTTSGSARPAGAVLGGLTATGFDPQGASDDDGAENDSAAPNAVDGDPGTTWTTLTYNDQLGPPPGLKTGVGLLVDLGGERAVTDVELTFDGAPTAVSLYLSDGVPEGVADLDPVAEGTAEAARLSLPTAARGAGVRGTHLVVWLTALPRVDGRFRGSVAEVVVRGG; encoded by the coding sequence GTGCCGCACGCCACCCGACCCGGTGACCTCCTCGGCGACCGCTACCGCCTGGTCGACCTGCTGACCGAGAGCGGGGGCGGCCGCTTCTGGCGGGCCCACGACCGGATCCTCGAGCGCCACGTCGCCGTCCACGTGATCGCCGCCGGCGACGAGCGGGCGCCCGCGCTGATGGCCGCCGCCCGCCGCTCGGCCACGGTGCACGACCGCCGGATGCTGCGGGTGCTGGACGCGGAGGTCACCGACGAGGTCTGCTACGTCGTCAACGAGTGGGGCTGGGGCACCTCCCTCGACATCGTGGTCACCGGCACCGGCCCGCTCGGCCCCCGCCGCGCGGCCTGGCTGGTCGCCGAGGTCGCCGACTCCCTGGCGCTGGCCCACGGGTCCGGCGTCGCGCACGGCCGGCTCAACCCCGAGAACGTGCTCATCGACCGCGCCGGGGGCATCCGGATCATCGGGCTCTGCGTCGACGCGGCGCTGCACGGCGTCACCGGCGTCGCGAGCGAGCGGGCCATCGAGACCGACGTCGAGGACCTCGCCGGGCTCCTCTACTGCGCCATCACGACGAAGTGGGCCGGCCCGTCCCGCTCGATCGTCGCCGCCGCCCCCCGCGTCAACGGCGAGGTGCTGCGCCCGCGCCAGGTGCGCGCCGGCGTGCCGCGCCCCCTCGACGCGCTGTGCGACGACGTCCTGCACCACACCGCCGCCGGCGACCGGCACCGCGAGATCGGCGATCTCGAGCTCAGTGCCCGCGGGATCGAGGAGTTCCTCTCCGAGTTCGTCGGCGACGGCACCGGCATGCCCGAGGCGCTGCTCGCCGCGACGCCCGACGTGCTGCCCGACGAGGAGCAGGTCGTCCTGCCGCCGGTGCCCGAGCTGCGGCCCCACCTCGCCGACGAGCCCCCGGCGCCGCCGGAGCCCGTGGAGACCCGGACCGTGGTGGCCGGCCTCCCGGTCGTGGCGCCCACCCCGGCGTCCGACGAGCCGCGGGGCCGCGGCGAGCCGGACGGCGTCGTCGAGGACCGGCCCACCGAGGCCGGCGTCCCGATCTTCGGCGACGACGACGACGTGTCCTGGCTGCAGCGCCGCACCACGCCCGCCCCTCCCCCGCCGCCGTTCGTCGACCCGCCGGAGCGGCCGCTGTTCGCCCCCACCCCGGCCGACGGCGAGCCCGTGCGCACCCCGCGGGCCGGCACCCGCCCGAGCGGGCCGGGCCAGGAGTTCTGGCCCTGGGACACCGGCACCGGGGCCCCGGTCACCACCGGCACCACCCTCGCCACGGTCGAGGAGGAGCCGGTCCCGGGTCGCACCTTCCTGCGCCTGGCGACGATCATCGCCGCGGTCGTGCTGCTCGTCCTGGCCGTCGTGGTGGCCGTCAACCTGGGCCGCGGCAAGAACGTGCTCGGCGGCGAGCCCGACCCCGCCCCGTCTCCGTCCGCGTCGACGACCAGCGGGTCCGCCCGCCCCGCCGGTGCCGTCCTCGGCGGCCTCACCGCGACCGGGTTCGACCCGCAGGGCGCCAGCGACGACGACGGCGCCGAGAACGACTCCGCCGCCCCGAACGCCGTCGACGGCGACCCCGGCACGACCTGGACCACGCTGACCTACAACGACCAGCTGGGCCCGCCGCCCGGCCTCAAGACCGGGGTGGGCCTGCTCGTCGACCTCGGCGGCGAGCGCGCGGTCACCGATGTCGAGCTGACCTTCGACGGGGCCCCGACCGCCGTGTCGCTCTACCTGAGCGACGGCGTGCCCGAGGGTGTCGCCGACCTCGACCCGGTCGCCGAGGGCACCGCCGAGGCGGCGCGGCTGAGCCTCCCGACGGCCGCGCGCGGGGCCGGGGTCCGCGGCACCCACCTGGTCGTCTGGCTGACCGCGCTGCCCCGCGTCGACGGCCGGTTCCGCGGCAGCGTCGCCGAGGTGGTGGTCCGGGGTGGGTGA
- the sigM gene encoding RNA polymerase sigma factor SigM, translating into MGETQVGRTDAELLAAHVAGDPQAFGELFGRHRDRLWGVALRTMGNPEDAADGLQDGMVAAFRRAASYRGEAQVTTWLHRVVVNACLDRLRAAKVRRAEALPDDLEEYGGRGSLATSTRSEAEVDPADLSVAAEQRRQVLAALQQLPEEQRAALVLVDMEGYPVADVARMLDCAVGTVKSRCSRGRSRLAVLLSDLVPPARGPAHPPPRNPPPPGAVPPANPTRGPPA; encoded by the coding sequence GTGGGTGAGACCCAGGTCGGGCGCACCGACGCCGAGCTGCTCGCCGCGCACGTCGCCGGCGACCCACAGGCCTTCGGCGAGCTGTTCGGCCGCCACCGCGACCGGCTCTGGGGGGTCGCGCTGCGCACGATGGGCAACCCCGAGGACGCCGCCGACGGCCTCCAGGACGGCATGGTCGCCGCCTTCCGCCGCGCGGCGTCGTACCGCGGCGAGGCCCAGGTGACCACCTGGCTGCACCGCGTCGTGGTCAACGCCTGCCTCGACCGGCTCCGTGCCGCCAAGGTCCGCCGTGCCGAGGCCCTGCCCGACGACCTCGAGGAGTACGGCGGCCGCGGCTCGCTGGCCACGTCGACGCGGTCCGAGGCGGAGGTCGACCCCGCCGACCTGAGCGTCGCCGCCGAGCAGCGGCGTCAGGTGCTGGCCGCGCTGCAGCAGCTCCCCGAGGAGCAGCGCGCGGCCCTGGTGCTGGTCGACATGGAGGGCTACCCGGTCGCCGACGTCGCCCGGATGCTCGACTGCGCGGTCGGTACCGTGAAGTCGAGGTGCTCGCGCGGTCGGTCCCGGCTCGCGGTCCTGCTGTCGGACCTGGTGCCGCCCGCACGTGGCCCGGCTCACCCGCCACCACGGAACCCGCCCCCGCCGGGCGCCGTCCCACCTGCGAACCCCACGCGCGGCCCACCCGCCTGA
- the trxB gene encoding thioredoxin-disulfide reductase — MSTRNVIIIGSGPSGYTAAVYAARANLQPLLFEGSVTAGGALMNTTEVENFPGFRDGIMGPALMDEMRAQAERFGAEMIADDVVEVDLTGDVKVVRTATDTYTARAVILAMGSGYRKLGLPNEDALSGRGVSWCATCDGFFFRDQHIAVVGGGDSAIEEATFLTRFGSKVSLIVRRDELRASKIMQERAFADPKLDIVWNSVVETINGAESLESVTLKDTVTGETRDLDATGLFIAIGHDPRSELLPGQVDLDENGYVLAGHTAGHPSTGTNLPGVFAAGDLVDHHYRQAITAAGTGCAAALDAERFLAELDHLDATTSTPPSPAEAQERADEVAAL; from the coding sequence ATGTCGACCCGCAACGTCATCATCATCGGCTCCGGCCCGTCCGGCTACACCGCGGCCGTGTACGCCGCGCGCGCCAACCTCCAGCCCCTGCTGTTCGAGGGGTCGGTCACCGCCGGCGGAGCGCTCATGAACACGACCGAGGTCGAGAACTTCCCCGGCTTCCGCGACGGCATCATGGGCCCGGCCCTGATGGACGAGATGCGGGCCCAGGCCGAGCGCTTCGGCGCCGAGATGATCGCCGACGACGTCGTCGAGGTCGACCTGACCGGCGACGTCAAGGTCGTCCGGACCGCCACCGACACCTACACCGCCCGCGCGGTGATCCTGGCGATGGGCTCGGGCTACCGCAAGCTCGGGCTGCCCAACGAGGACGCGCTGTCCGGTCGCGGCGTCTCCTGGTGCGCGACCTGCGACGGCTTCTTCTTCCGCGACCAGCACATCGCCGTCGTCGGCGGCGGCGACTCCGCCATCGAGGAGGCCACCTTCCTGACCCGGTTCGGGTCGAAGGTGTCGCTCATCGTGCGCCGCGACGAGCTGCGGGCCTCGAAGATCATGCAGGAGCGGGCCTTCGCCGACCCCAAGCTCGACATCGTCTGGAACTCGGTGGTCGAGACCATCAACGGCGCCGAGAGCCTCGAGTCGGTGACGCTGAAGGACACCGTGACCGGCGAGACCCGCGACCTCGACGCCACCGGCCTGTTCATCGCCATCGGGCACGACCCGCGCTCCGAGCTGCTGCCCGGCCAGGTCGACCTCGACGAGAACGGCTACGTGCTGGCGGGCCACACCGCGGGCCACCCCAGCACCGGCACCAACCTGCCCGGCGTCTTCGCGGCCGGCGACCTGGTCGACCACCACTACCGCCAGGCCATCACCGCCGCCGGCACCGGCTGCGCGGCCGCGCTCGACGCCGAGCGCTTCCTGGCCGAGCTCGACCACCTCGACGCCACCACCTCGACGCCCCCCTCGCCCGCCGAGGCGCAGGAGCGGGCCGACGAGGTCGCCGCGCTCTGA
- the trxA gene encoding thioredoxin: MGNIAAVTDAEFEAQVLKSEKPVLVDFWAEWCGPCRQVAPILDEIQAAHGEKITFLKMNVDENPVTPSSYRVTGIPTINVYQGGEVVRSIVGARPKAALLKELEEFTA; this comes from the coding sequence ATGGGCAACATCGCAGCCGTCACCGACGCCGAGTTCGAGGCACAGGTCCTCAAGTCCGAGAAGCCGGTCCTGGTCGACTTCTGGGCCGAGTGGTGCGGCCCGTGCCGCCAGGTCGCCCCGATCCTCGACGAGATCCAGGCCGCCCACGGCGAGAAGATCACGTTCCTCAAGATGAACGTCGACGAGAATCCCGTCACGCCGTCGTCCTACCGGGTCACCGGCATCCCGACGATCAACGTCTACCAGGGCGGCGAGGTCGTCCGCAGCATCGTCGGCGCCCGCCCCAAGGCCGCGCTCCTCAAGGAGCTCGAGGAGTTCACCGCCTGA
- a CDS encoding GNAT family N-acetyltransferase: MTRRMVRLTPDRLEALGQAGVPCHTCVRWELDPVRRARLDRTADPLAGAAAEKEAWLSHVLREWGSCGRVALVDDVPVGYVVYAPPAFVPGADAHPTAPVSPDAVLLTTAHVDPRHAGGGLGRALVQAMARDLLERGGIRAVEAFGDTRSRGRCVVSADFLARVGFKTHRAHPTTPRLRMELRSALTWREEVEAAVERLVGAVRPRTSPAPSLRDAETPDA, translated from the coding sequence ATGACGCGCCGGATGGTCCGGTTGACGCCCGACCGCCTCGAGGCGCTCGGCCAGGCCGGCGTGCCGTGCCACACCTGCGTGCGGTGGGAGCTCGACCCCGTGCGCCGCGCCCGGCTCGACCGCACCGCCGACCCCCTCGCGGGCGCCGCGGCGGAGAAGGAGGCCTGGCTCTCCCACGTGCTGCGCGAGTGGGGCTCGTGCGGGCGGGTGGCGCTGGTGGACGACGTCCCGGTCGGCTACGTCGTCTACGCCCCGCCGGCCTTCGTGCCGGGCGCCGACGCGCACCCGACGGCGCCGGTCTCGCCGGACGCCGTCCTGCTGACCACGGCCCACGTCGACCCGCGCCACGCCGGCGGCGGACTGGGCCGCGCGCTCGTGCAGGCGATGGCCCGCGACCTCCTCGAGCGCGGCGGGATCCGGGCCGTCGAGGCCTTCGGCGACACCCGCTCCCGCGGCCGGTGCGTGGTCAGCGCCGACTTCCTGGCCCGGGTGGGCTTCAAGACCCACCGCGCGCACCCCACGACGCCGCGGCTGCGGATGGAGCTGCGTTCGGCCCTGACCTGGCGCGAGGAGGTCGAGGCGGCGGTCGAGCGGCTCGTCGGCGCGGTGCGGCCCCGGACGTCGCCGGCGCCGTCCCTGCGGGACGCAGAGACCCCGGACGCCTGA
- a CDS encoding pyridoxal phosphate-dependent aminotransferase: MRQIRQSKKLHDVRYDVRGPILVEAQRLEAEGHRVLKLNIGNPAPFGFEAPEAILADVAHHLADSQGYSDSRGIFSARTAVAQYYQQRGLRETTVDDVFIGNGVSELISMVLQAFLDDGNEILVPAPDYPLWTGAVTLSGGTPVHYLCDEENGWNPDLADIESKITENTHGIVIINPNNPTGAVYSKEIVAGLVDIARRHELVVFADEIYEKILFDDAVHHHAAAAAGDDVLCLTFSGLSKAYRVCGYRAGWVMISGPQEVATDFLEGLTLIANMRMCANVPAQHAIQTALGGYQSIEELIVPGGRFYEQSMLAHRLLNEIPGVSSVQPRGALYCFPRLDPDVYAIDDDEAFVIDLLRAKKILVTHGTGFNWPRPDHFRLVTLPDVAMLEEAIGRIADFLATRR; encoded by the coding sequence GTGCGTCAGATCCGCCAGAGCAAGAAGCTCCACGATGTCCGCTACGACGTGCGGGGTCCGATCCTCGTCGAGGCCCAGCGCCTCGAGGCCGAGGGCCACCGCGTCCTCAAGCTCAACATCGGCAACCCGGCCCCGTTCGGCTTCGAGGCGCCCGAGGCGATCCTCGCCGACGTCGCCCACCACCTGGCCGACTCGCAGGGCTACAGCGACTCCCGCGGCATCTTCTCCGCGCGCACCGCGGTGGCCCAGTACTACCAGCAGCGCGGGCTGCGCGAGACCACCGTCGACGACGTCTTCATCGGCAACGGCGTCTCCGAGCTGATCTCGATGGTGCTGCAGGCCTTCCTCGACGACGGCAACGAGATCCTCGTGCCGGCCCCCGACTACCCGCTGTGGACCGGCGCGGTGACCCTGTCGGGCGGCACGCCGGTGCACTACCTCTGCGACGAGGAGAACGGGTGGAACCCCGACCTCGCCGACATCGAGTCGAAGATCACCGAGAACACCCACGGTATCGTCATCATCAACCCGAACAACCCCACCGGGGCGGTGTACAGCAAGGAGATCGTCGCCGGGCTGGTCGACATCGCCCGGCGGCACGAGCTGGTCGTCTTCGCCGACGAGATCTACGAGAAGATCCTCTTCGACGACGCCGTGCACCACCACGCGGCGGCCGCCGCCGGCGACGACGTCCTGTGCCTCACGTTCAGCGGCCTCTCCAAGGCCTACCGCGTCTGCGGCTACCGGGCCGGCTGGGTGATGATCTCCGGCCCCCAGGAGGTCGCCACCGACTTCCTCGAGGGCCTGACCCTCATCGCCAACATGCGGATGTGCGCCAACGTGCCCGCCCAGCACGCGATCCAGACCGCGCTGGGCGGTTACCAGTCGATCGAGGAGCTGATCGTCCCGGGCGGGCGGTTCTACGAGCAGAGCATGCTCGCCCACCGGCTGCTCAACGAGATCCCCGGCGTCTCGTCGGTGCAGCCGCGCGGGGCGCTCTACTGCTTCCCCCGCCTCGACCCCGACGTGTACGCCATCGACGACGACGAGGCGTTCGTCATCGACCTGCTGCGGGCCAAGAAGATCCTGGTCACCCACGGGACCGGGTTCAACTGGCCGCGTCCCGACCACTTCCGGCTCGTCACCCTCCCCGACGTCGCCATGCTCGAGGAGGCGATCGGCCGGATCGCCGACTTCCTCGCCACCCGCCGCTGA